The Epinephelus moara isolate mb chromosome 11, YSFRI_EMoa_1.0, whole genome shotgun sequence sequence AGCAGGATAATCAATTACTTGGATAGTAAGGAAGCACTTTCAGAGTGTACACTGAAAACACATcaagcagcagcaaagtgcGACCTGCAATGAGCTCACATGCCATGTCTATGGAAAGCTGGGGTGGCAACTCTAAGCTTACCGAGCTAAGGCTGTTTGATTCTGCGACAAAGTGCAGCCAAACTAAGTTGGTAATaatttaaaggtataccatgcaAAATTGTCAGTcagtttgtaaacacactccCCAGCAAAAGTGACAGTAAAAGTTAAGCCCCAGATTCGGGGCAATCTCACTCCGCTAGCTTCTCACGACAGCAACGTTAGCTCCTCTGTTTCATAAATATTTGACTGAAAAACATGCACGtaggctgaaattcaactgtGCCATTCaatagagagagacagtgacttaaaccagtGGTGAATAAGAAATATAATGAcgttacatgtaatttgttaggCTGCGAGTAGAGGAAAAATGtccgctagccgctaggctaattcatgcaATGTAATCATGCTTAAGCTAACGTGCTGAATTTGATAATTTGTCAACTTTTGTTAATGTTAGTCcgtgttttatggctgtttggggaagtttgccttcaggacTTTAAACCAGATAGTCCTGAAGGTTTATGAAAAAgagtttgggttaaaatggaaagatttcttccagaaagggctcactaagctaacgttactttACTAACTTCATAATTGACAGTTAGCTCTGACCCTTAGTTTCTGCACTTTTTGTTCTTGCACAGTGCAGTTTCcaaaaaaaacctggcaggTTTAGCTACCTAAAATTTGTGGTAATTTTCTTTCAAGTAATGGGTGTTGGATTTCCCACAGAAATTATTTCTAAGTGGCGACCATCCATTTTGTCGTGGCctgtagctagctaacgttagcttataAACATTAACTCCCTGGGTTGGCTGAAAATTCTTTCTCTGgctgactttttaatgttttcatctgataagttttaaaacaacaactatgTAAAAGgcccttaaatatgcactttATGGCCACATATATGATATCACAAACACTGAGGCTAAAGCTACATGACCCACACCAAAAGTTAGCGCCCCTACCAGTTCATAATCAGTGTAGAAGACATGGAAATAAAGCTGTGGCATTGTTCTTGTATTGCAGTGTGGACTTAGTTGAAAATGAGTTGTAAATAATGtagttaaaatgttttgttctaaATTAAGAGGGCAATTATGGGTGAAACTGAGTGAGACAGATTATTGTGGTCCGCTTATGTGGATGAtagaaaacatgcaaatacattGAGCACAAAAAGGATTTCTGTTTGCTCAAATTAAATTATTCTTTGCGTGATAATAATTTCCTCCCCAAAATAAAGCTTTGTTACATGCAAAATTTTTTAGTTGTGCTCAAATTGCCCCTTTGCATGCTCAGGAGTGGGGCATAAAGGCTTGTGCAGACAGTGTGGAAATCATTTGGGAACTCATTTGGAGTCCTGTTTTATAGGTACATATGGCGAGCatcattattttgcatttcaaatcCCTAGGATCAGATTTTCAGACCCATTAATGATGGCCCAAACATTGCAGTCCTGAAGAGGTAGCAGAATAAGCATCAAGGGATTAGGAAGATCACACAGTTGTTTTGGTAATAGGAACAAAATCTACATGGAAATACATCCTTCATTAAACCTTAAAAAGATGTCGTTGGCTCCTTTATTTTGACCCTCAGCTATCAATGTTTTCAATCTGTTATGCTCATCCTATAGAATTTAATCTTTGTCAGTGTTGTCCTGTTTGAATCTCAGAAGAAGATGCCGATTGTTATCACCAAAGCAGCATAACTTCCAGTCTGCAACTTACATTTGATCTGATTAAGGCTGCAGCGTTTTGCCCTTGGGCGACGTCTGTAGCCTTGCACAGGGAGAGATAACCCGATCTCCACTCCTCTCTGGCTCGCAGTCCAATTTAGCAGCTCAAAACTATGAATAAATCTAACACTTCCATAATTGAATTCTTCAAACAGGCCAGATTTTCAAGGTTAGTCCCATATGCAAATCCATTTTCCAGCTTTAACAATGAACAGTCATTTTCATTGATCTTAAAGACAAACTACGTTGGGCAGCAGGGAAAGAATCAAGAACACTTAACAGTCTTTGTAGTGAGATTCATACTCATTTACTGCAGTTTTACATAAATTCCATAATAGTTATTGTCCTAGAATGAATTGTTAATTTAATATATTGCCCTTAcccttttttctttattgcacATGTCTTGTCCTGCACATGCAACAgtaaatattgaaaaataagACACATAGAGATGTAATTATGGCTCACAGCTACATCATCTCCAGCCCAAACAAGGTTTTTATTAATACTCGGTCCTATTCTGCCTTCAAGAGATGCCCAGAATGATAAATTCCATTAATTGTTTGCAGGGTTAGTTAGTATTTATTCGGCATGGTTTCCCTAATTATTTCTCCGGACGTGTTTTGTCTTGTGCATAATTCTCCGTTCCTCAGGGACAGTGTAGTGAGTGGGTGTGCTGAGAGAGCCGGCTAATGGGGGTGGGATGGCACAGAATACCAATGCTCAGACCAGTCAGTCCTTGCAGAGACCAggcactgtgtttgtgtttgttgtgtgtatgtgtgtgtgtgtctgtgcatttgtgtttttttgcgcATGGTTGCACATCACAtatgcgtgtgagtgtgtgtgtttgctctgtttgctgctctgtcccCACTCACATCCCGTCTGGATCGAAACCCTGCCCTTCCTGTGCTAAAATAAACCCACCTTGGGAAGTTGAGGACCTTGCACAGAGCGCTGAGTGTTACACCTTTTAGATTTTTCTCGTGCAGCATGCATGCAGTCTGTGACTTGGTGCAGTGCACTTAACAGACTGTAAATCATAAAGAACACTATAATGACTGCTTTAGGATTTATTTCATTAGAAATTGTTTCAGCAATATTTATGCCTCTAGTTGGAGGTCAAATTTTAGTACTACAAAATACTGCCAATTTTTGCTATGTACAGGAGTGTAATGCATTCACctaagaaaaaaatctgctcttgttttttctgaattaacaaaataatcatcccgttaattcagaaaaacaaaagcagagttttttccatgttttccaACGCAatttaggggggggggggggggggggcaaatatttttttgtttatttttttgataataCATNttaattcagaaaaacaaaagcagagttttttccatgttttccaACGCAatttagggggggggggggggggggggcaaataTTTTTTAGTTAATTTTTTAAGTTAATGCATCTCGCTTCCGTAGTAATGCACTTAGTCATGTGATTGATATGTGTTGCTTTTTATTcaaaagaaacacagagcaaCCCAGGAGACTTCCGGAGCTCCTTCTGCATGAAGATGTAATTAAGAGCTTCCAAGAAAATGatatgtaatgggaaaggttacaatcagcattcatacctgggtcaaatgactctgcagtagtcactgGTATTTATCGGCTGCAGTTCTGATCGGCTTCGATGAAAATACAACACCTGGGTCAATGTGCTGATTTTAGCCCTTTTGCCGGCGAGTTGCAATGACGTGCACACATCACAAAATACCATCTGTCTCCACCtcagcagcactcaaacattgtTCCACATTTAGTTTGCACTGAGTCTGAGAGTTAGACTGAATAAGTgagagatataaaaaaaagtaacagtaaccacagtaacattttcactggcctccatgctgctttctattgtttactaacctgttttccagcctgccTGTGACATTGAACGTgacacagctggaaaaaaaacaacacacagagaaaggcatgctcgtctgctgcagagccgtgtTCACAGCTTTGGtttactggcaatgggaaaagaCTATCGCCTATCTTTAGCAGCTTTTCCTGTGTTAGATAaacccatgcacacacacaaatatttggGTGGAAACTGGGTCTAAGTAGAACTTGTTGTAGGGGGAATAAAAACTGCACATAATGGAAAATTATACAGtaatttttaatgcaaaaattGATGGTtatgatggaggaggagaaaataaaaaggcaaaagcTATTAAGGGTGCAGTGCcaatcaacagaaaaaataagttaaaatttgCACATATACTATGTTAGctaagttgtgtttttgtgtttctagTTACCGCTGGTTCTTGTTCAACATGCTCATCTGGCACTGATGCTATAACAAGtaaagtttgttttaaacatATACGCAGGTTTTTTTTAGATAAAGCTTTGTCACACAAGAAGATAAATTGATGTGATGACAGGAAATGTTTCTTGTTAAAATGAGAACTTTTTGGTCACACTGCAGCTGAGATCTAATTGTCTTCCTATTCAGAAGTTTAATCCATTACATTACATGATACTACATGATAATAAGTTCCTTTGATGTTgacctttttctctttctttctccctccatcatgtcctctctctgcagctcaTAGTGGAGAAGACCACGGACTTCCCCTCTGCTGAGTTCTCCCTGGTGGAGGATGTGGCTCTGCACTTCACCTGTTTGATGGACAGGCTGAATGAGCAGCGCCTCTTCCAGCCTGACCTGTGTGACGTTGACATCGTTCTGGTGCGTCAGCACAGCACCTTCCCAGCCCATAAGGGCGTGCTGGCGGCCTACAGCCCTTTCTTCCACTCCCTTTTCGCCCAAAGCAAACAGCTGCGACGGGTGGACCTGTCGCTGGACGCCCTGACCTCTCAGGGCCTGCAACAAATCCTCAACTTCATTTACACCTCCAAACTGCTGGTGAGCAGCCGCACTGTGCGGGACGTGCTCAACGCCGCTACCCTGCTTCAGATGAGCGACATCGCAGCCTCCTGTCGTGACCTCATCAGCAGCCACTCGCTGAGAACCACCTGCGCAGATATGGCCAATCAGGAAGGGCTCGGTGGCGGCGACCCAGCTGCTGTAGCAATGCCCTCCAGCCAGCTGTACCCAGAGATTAAACAGGAGTCAGAGCTGGGGAGGGTATACAAAAGGGAAGGCAGCAGCCCGTTCTCTGTTAGAGTGGAGGAGGCAGGCAAGACGGCCTCCCAGCAGAAGCAGTATTACCAGAAGGAGGACGGGTCAGGGGGCGGGGCTGGAACAGGTGTGGCTGCTTTGTGCAAAGTCGAGAGCAATGGAGAGGAGTCGAAGAACGCAGATGGCCACACTTCCTTCAACAGAGACCAGATCATTGTTGAAGTCAACCTCAACAACCAGACCCTCAATGTGTCAAAGGGATCAGAGAGCAAATCAGCAACTGCCACAGAGGCATCCACTATGTTTGGTCGTTGCCATGACAACCAGAGAGATTCAGAAGACGATGAGGAGAATGAGGCGGAGAATGACGACACAGTTGGAGAAGAGGATGACGATGACCTGAACCTGAAGAGAGGGGACATACTGGGTCAGAGCAGTGAAGAGGACgatgaggaggaagacgaggaagaggaggagaacacTCTAAACATTCCAGGCTTGGAGCAGCCGGCCATGATGGATCGACCTCGCCGGGGCACCAGAGCCTTCGCCATGGCGGGTACAACCGCCTCCATGCGGCAGACACTCGCAGAGGCCACGCTGGCCAACCAGCGGCAAGGCGGGAAGAGGCCGCTGGATACGGAGAGCCTGGGCCAGAAAGTGAGGCTGGAGGAGAAGCAACATTTCCCGTGTAAGAAATGCCCTCGCGTCTTCAACAACCGCTGGTACCTGGAGAAACACATGAACGTCACTCACAACCGCATGCAGATCTGCAATAACTGTGGGAAACGCTTCCTGCTGGAGAgcgagctgctgctgcaccaaCAGACCGACTGTGAGAAGAGCATCCAGGTATGATACAACCTCCATCCCCCATTTTTTAAGCTCCTAGCTCTGTTCTCCCACTTACTCTTAAGACTATAATTTTTCAATTTCAGTTGATTAGCCCCAATCAGTGGATTTGCTTGTGGGGTGCCAAGTAAATCCACTcaaatttttcatgttttcattttcatgtcgAGCTTGACTTAAGTGAAATCTGACACACAAAGTCGTCTTAACAGCGCTGACCTTTGAGGAAACGGACAGCCAGAGAGTCCAAAATGGAGAGAAAGCTTTAGTAGCTTATTAGCTTTGTTGCACCATCCATTTTTGTTTTACCCTCCTCTATCAGTGTAAACTACTCTACAACAGAGGAAGGATTTTCACTTAATATTTCTTCTTATCTCGGTGGCCACCAAGCTTGCTAAATGAGCTAGCTAAGCCCCTTTCCAACTGGACAAAAAATCCACTAACACCCACTTGCAAAGGCTCTTGTCTATGTTGGggaaggttacaatcagcatccattcccaggacaaatgactcttcagcagtcacaggtatttattggctccagctccaatTGGCTCCGACCAGcagtaataaaaacatgacaccTGTGTGGACGTGCTACTTTCCCCCCCTTTGTGACACAACGCAATGACGCACCACCACAAATACCTTGTGTCAACACAGTGCTCGTCCAACATTAATCATCCCCGATTGTGAAAGAGggactgaataagtaacagaaatttaaaaaaaaaaaaaaaagaagtaaccaccgtCGCATTttactggcctccatgctgctttttactgtttCCTGACATCCCTGACATTAAATGTGACACACAGTCATGTACACAGATCTAGTTTACTGGCAATTGGAAAGGAGTCTATTGCCTATTTTAGTGGGTCTTCACGTTTAAAAAAACCTGCACATGCACAAATTTTAGAAAAGGatattagctagttagcaagctTATTTGTGtggagatttttttccccttctcaGTAAAACTCTCTTGAATTAAAACATGTACAATCCTGAGGTAAACAGCTTAGTACAGAACAAATACAGAGAAGCCTGGGGCACTTTTGTGCTTGACTAGTGCTAGCATGTTCCTGGCTAGCCAGCACCAGCTACAGTAGTTCAGCAACTACCACTCTGAGCAGTCACTAAGTCACCAAGCTACATCAACAACATACTTCTTGAAGACATgggataaatttcactgtgccGCTCTCTGCTGTTACCAGGCCTTTACAGTCACAACTTGAGTGACTGTGTGAAATCTCTGTGACCCTGTGGCCAGCTGCTGTCATTAGCAGGATGAAAGAAGGTCAGAGATCATAAAAATGCTGACACACTCATCTGGGTCACCTTTTACCCCCTGATTGGTGGAAGgagatggtgatgatgatgtgcagcttggcaaaaaaaaatcatctgcaTGTTTTGGGAGGTAGAAAACGTAGAGTTTATGTTCTGATTCAGATGTGATAATGTgtagttttattattttctgacaAAAGATTTAACAGTTCAAGTGGAGGCAAATATAGGATGATGCTTTTGTGACAAAAATTGATATCCGGTTAAAGATGCAAATCCAACATAATTTACTGTCAAGATTAAAGTCTGTATCAGGGAAACTAAATAGGATTTTGAGGGGGGTTATTGCATTAATAATATAGGAGTTAACACAGCTTGTCTGATTGTTTTGGAAGGCACAAACCTACACTCTTTGTTAAAGTAGTAGTCTCAGCTTTTAAAGTAGTATTTAGTTAATAATTAGTACATGCACAGTTGCAGTTATGTAAATATATTAACACCGATCACAGTCAGTAACTCAGCAGTCAGTAATAATAAATTCTGATATGTCTCAGTACCTCCACTCTGCAGTGAGCAGCTGGACTCCTGCTGTGGTTTTGAAGATCATTTGCCGCTTTAATCTACTGACTCTAATTGCTTTTTTGGTACAGTGCACGCCCAAGTATCTGTGTAAGCCCACACACCTGGATTGTGTTTGTAAAGTCTGTTCCAGATGATACCCAAATAGCTCCTGTAATAACTATAtgttctcttctctcctctttttttttggaagtGTGTAACATGTGGCAAGGCCTTCAAAAAGCTGTGGTCGTTGCACGAGCACAACAAGATCGTCCATGGCTACGCTGAGAAGAAGTTCTCCTGCGAGATCTGTGAGAAGAAGTTTTACACCATGGCTCATGTCAGGAAGCACATGGTCGGTGAGTGGCAGTGACATCAGCGATCCTGGTTGGTCGCTTTGTTCCAGTTTGTTACTCTACTTCCTTTTCCACTGATTGTTGTGCGGGATTTTGTTTTGGGTGTAGCTTTCCTCTTCCACTTTTTGGGAGATAAGTATCTTAATTCCCAGATGGGCTTACCtcattcactgtgtgtgtttcagtggtgAAAGTATAGAAGCAAATGGGAGTCATTTATATTTTGAGCTTATGAAATGAAGTTTAAAATCATTTCACAGCCTGCAGTTGCATATTGtagtctgtgtgcatgtgtgtatctgaATGTTTCTGTTATACACTCTTGTGTAGAAGAGTTCTGTAGCTTTAGAAATATTTTGCATATCTGTAATTAAGAATTGTGCAACAATATTTTCAACAGTGAGGAAGTAACTGTAACAAACTACCCTTATTTACTTCCATATAAAAGAAGGGTTTGTACAAACTACCGTACATCACTGACTCCTATTTATCCCTCCTGCTGAAGGCGTGACTTGAGAGTTCGATGTGGAAACTTCAGAGGACATAGATTATTTACTCGATGAGACACATCCATTGTCCTTAGCATCGTAATTAGCAGGTGAAAAAGCCTCAGTGCTGTTCTTAAAGTGCTGTTTTAAGGTAGCAGTTTGCTTATTTGTCCTCCTTCTGCTATTGAGTGCCTCAGTATTGAATACCATTAACTTATCttgcactgtgtgtgtctttgtgtgtgtgt is a genomic window containing:
- the zbtb47b gene encoding zinc finger and BTB domain-containing protein 47, with protein sequence MLIVEKTTDFPSAEFSLVEDVALHFTCLMDRLNEQRLFQPDLCDVDIVLVRQHSTFPAHKGVLAAYSPFFHSLFAQSKQLRRVDLSLDALTSQGLQQILNFIYTSKLLVSSRTVRDVLNAATLLQMSDIAASCRDLISSHSLRTTCADMANQEGLGGGDPAAVAMPSSQLYPEIKQESELGRVYKREGSSPFSVRVEEAGKTASQQKQYYQKEDGSGGGAGTGVAALCKVESNGEESKNADGHTSFNRDQIIVEVNLNNQTLNVSKGSESKSATATEASTMFGRCHDNQRDSEDDEENEAENDDTVGEEDDDDLNLKRGDILGQSSEEDDEEEDEEEEENTLNIPGLEQPAMMDRPRRGTRAFAMAGTTASMRQTLAEATLANQRQGGKRPLDTESLGQKVRLEEKQHFPCKKCPRVFNNRWYLEKHMNVTHNRMQICNNCGKRFLLESELLLHQQTDCEKSIQCVTCGKAFKKLWSLHEHNKIVHGYAEKKFSCEICEKKFYTMAHVRKHMVAHTKDMPFTCETCGKSFKRSMSLKVHSLQHSGEKPFKCENCSERFQYKYQLRSHMSIHIGHKQFMCQWCGKDFNMKQYFDEHMKTHTGEKPYICEICGKSFTSRPNMKRHRRTHTGEKPYPCEVCGQRFRFSNMLKAHREKCFRVSNPMVTDGNDPLGLHQPLASPVVDSSGQVQLGTALPATSATTPAAASSPHPLHGTQLSLPLLHSMGGLPPTPHLPPPPPLFSAGRMNSNN